The Bacillus carboniphilus genome contains a region encoding:
- a CDS encoding ATP-grasp domain-containing protein, which yields MDAVVFIGINEPSRQAWKEANLMGYYTFILSDKYIITRQRYLNQFKCVDVKDESQINVALFEILQVGFTIKAIVSLCESTIMMASKLHQKFCHSFWPVKPVYKMSNKYETRECLRETKYNIEYQKLIKENDGLDVIIGFPLILKSIYSKGSKYVRKILNHNQLLKESEILFKETRAEELLIEQFVEGRQFLVEVMVFNGFIQLVAIFEQEVTYNRRFIVTGYASISEKAGIFQILKNITETIVDRFGMNYGSCHLELRYTKNGWKLIEINPRISGGEVHNMIKAAYGFSYVREILKVHLNEMPNLQMKHNQFVYTFYFIAKSDGVIKEIKGEQKARCCEGVVNVTFKNKVGDYVREPLSMGDRLGYVMAVGAGRSEAKQRALLAASFITIDIC from the coding sequence ATGGATGCAGTGGTGTTTATAGGAATAAACGAACCCAGTAGACAAGCATGGAAAGAAGCTAACTTAATGGGCTATTATACGTTTATACTGTCTGACAAATACATAATTACTCGGCAGCGATATTTAAATCAATTCAAATGTGTTGATGTGAAAGATGAGAGTCAAATTAATGTTGCCTTATTCGAGATTCTACAGGTAGGGTTTACAATAAAAGCCATTGTGAGTCTATGTGAATCTACAATCATGATGGCTAGTAAATTACATCAAAAGTTTTGTCATTCTTTTTGGCCGGTTAAGCCTGTTTATAAAATGTCCAATAAGTATGAAACGAGAGAATGTTTAAGAGAAACAAAATACAATATAGAATATCAAAAATTGATTAAAGAGAATGATGGATTGGATGTAATTATCGGTTTTCCTCTCATCTTAAAATCAATTTACTCGAAAGGCTCTAAATATGTTCGAAAAATATTAAACCATAATCAATTATTAAAAGAAAGCGAGATTCTTTTTAAAGAAACGAGAGCAGAGGAATTACTAATTGAACAATTTGTGGAAGGAAGACAATTTTTAGTAGAGGTTATGGTATTTAATGGCTTTATTCAACTAGTGGCTATTTTCGAGCAAGAGGTCACTTATAATAGGAGGTTTATTGTAACTGGTTATGCCAGTATAAGTGAGAAAGCCGGAATATTTCAGATACTAAAAAATATAACAGAAACTATTGTTGACCGTTTTGGAATGAATTATGGTTCATGTCACCTTGAGTTGCGATATACGAAAAATGGATGGAAGCTTATTGAGATCAATCCTAGAATATCTGGTGGGGAAGTGCATAATATGATTAAAGCAGCATATGGTTTTTCTTATGTGCGAGAGATCTTAAAAGTTCATTTGAATGAGATGCCCAATTTACAAATGAAACATAATCAATTTGTCTATACTTTTTATTTTATTGCTAAAAGTGACGGTGTGATAAAGGAAATAAAAGGAGAACAAAAGGCACGATGTTGTGAAGGGGTTGTAAATGTAACATTTAAAAATAAAGTAGGGGATTATGTAAGAGAGCCTTTAAGTATGGGGGATCGATTAGGGTATGTTATGGCGGTAGGTGCTGGCAGGTCAGAAGCGAAACAACGAGCGTTACTAGCGGCAAGCTTTATTACTATTGATATTTGTTAG
- a CDS encoding YheC/YheD family protein, with the protein MTLSKWDQYQLLLSDQSLHPHIPKTTIYDLSTLIYFSRRFRYIYVKHNTSGQGRGIFKIEKTSEDHIIVNGYPTLGKEQLVFTIHSLEDFYRFHTILYPQYKLNHFPTYIIQEGIQSLKNVPFSIRVHVQKMNDDWTISGMYGKVAKGETVENGIVNTHKGADVYSIDSLLTHLLQMDTQASFTTIKTIETLSILTSKIMSRVSSKKEFGIDLGINKKKTIKIFEVNEVPGVGPFSLLPDKSIYKRILANRKIMKEQAVHHDKSKN; encoded by the coding sequence ATGACATTATCAAAATGGGATCAATACCAATTGTTGTTATCTGATCAATCACTTCATCCTCATATTCCAAAAACGACGATTTATGATCTTTCAACACTCATCTATTTTTCTAGACGTTTCCGTTATATTTATGTCAAACACAATACTTCAGGACAAGGAAGAGGGATTTTCAAAATCGAAAAGACCTCTGAAGACCACATCATTGTAAATGGATACCCGACATTAGGAAAAGAACAGTTGGTTTTTACAATTCACTCATTAGAAGATTTTTATCGTTTTCACACCATACTATATCCTCAATATAAACTAAATCATTTCCCAACCTATATTATTCAAGAGGGAATTCAATCACTAAAAAATGTTCCCTTTAGCATTCGTGTTCATGTGCAAAAAATGAATGACGATTGGACTATCAGCGGCATGTATGGAAAAGTGGCGAAAGGCGAAACGGTTGAAAATGGAATTGTCAATACCCATAAAGGGGCAGATGTTTATTCAATTGATTCATTATTAACTCACCTTCTTCAAATGGATACGCAAGCTTCCTTCACAACAATAAAAACAATAGAAACTTTATCTATTCTCACATCTAAAATAATGAGTCGTGTTTCTTCAAAAAAGGAATTCGGTATTGATTTAGGTATTAACAAGAAGAAAACTATAAAAATTTTTGAAGTAAACGAGGTTCCTGGCGTCGGACCTTTTAGTTTATTACCAGATAAATCAATCTATAAGCGTATTCTTGCGAACAGAAAAATAATGAAGGAGCAAGCCGTTCACCATGATAAATCAAAAAATTGA
- a CDS encoding YheC/YheD family protein produces the protein MNERLKKANEFTQYLIPSYIIRTIDSFYSFLHAFQKLVIKPIDGRKGKGIYYIEKREEEFYVLQDSSLIRYQLQEMEEFLNETILKETFILQPYIECKTQSGQIYDFRLHTQKDGEGRWGITAIYPRLAPDGSIVANINNGGSTNYLRPFLMQEFQDQAFNIKRTLEYFALSLSSHLDDLQMYLYEEVIDELGIDIALDKENKIWIFEVNWRPGCPPTFYLEMDVVKKTIEYAKFLVTSQPKIKQHITSAKNRLASQKPSIPIIAITGSAGKTTTKAFIASILQTRWKTFSSKDYWNTTEHTKKHAEQLRQELYQAAVLEYGMAYKGVITEHCSIIQPNISVVTNIGLAHVGNFNSEVKNVAKAKSELIHGMKQDGVLFMNNDDENSRFLEIDRFKGKIYTVGIKKKADYRAHDVQYEEEGMSFKTILNEKEYKLFIPIFGEHHVYNALHAIAVADYLGFSPVEIISGLQFKKPPRRLTIYHCNKDITLIDDTVHSHPQGVKAAIDVLVNIAYERKIVILGQMRELGDLRDQEYRKVGQYVAEMKLDLLITYGFRTDMIGIGAKEANYPSTKIFHFKNKGQMHSFLEKELGNGDTVLVKGASKTNMFETIKFLDETFS, from the coding sequence GTGAATGAACGGTTAAAGAAGGCTAATGAGTTTACTCAATACTTAATTCCCTCTTATATTATTAGGACGATCGATTCGTTTTATTCTTTTTTACATGCTTTTCAAAAGTTAGTGATTAAGCCGATAGACGGTAGAAAAGGAAAAGGGATTTATTATATTGAAAAAAGAGAAGAAGAGTTTTATGTTTTACAAGATTCTTCTCTGATTCGATATCAACTTCAAGAAATGGAGGAGTTTTTAAATGAAACGATCTTAAAAGAAACCTTCATTTTACAGCCCTATATTGAATGTAAAACCCAATCTGGTCAAATATATGATTTTCGTTTACATACACAAAAAGACGGGGAGGGCAGGTGGGGAATTACCGCGATTTATCCTCGTTTAGCCCCAGACGGTTCGATCGTTGCTAATATTAATAATGGGGGCAGTACAAATTACTTAAGGCCTTTTTTAATGCAAGAATTTCAAGACCAAGCTTTTAACATAAAGAGAACTCTAGAATATTTTGCCCTCTCCCTTTCTTCTCATTTAGATGACCTGCAAATGTACTTATATGAAGAAGTGATTGATGAATTAGGAATCGATATTGCTTTAGATAAGGAAAATAAAATATGGATTTTTGAAGTAAATTGGCGTCCAGGCTGCCCGCCAACTTTTTACTTGGAAATGGATGTTGTAAAAAAAACAATCGAATATGCAAAATTTTTAGTAACGAGTCAACCCAAAATAAAGCAACATATTACAAGTGCAAAAAATAGATTGGCATCACAAAAGCCATCTATTCCCATAATTGCTATTACAGGTAGTGCAGGGAAAACAACCACAAAAGCGTTTATTGCTTCAATTTTACAAACAAGATGGAAAACATTCTCTTCTAAAGACTATTGGAACACAACTGAGCATACAAAAAAACATGCTGAACAATTAAGGCAAGAGCTTTATCAAGCGGCAGTATTAGAATATGGAATGGCCTATAAAGGGGTGATAACCGAGCATTGTTCGATTATTCAACCTAATATTAGTGTGGTAACGAATATTGGGCTAGCTCATGTAGGTAATTTTAATAGTGAAGTGAAAAATGTGGCCAAAGCAAAGTCAGAGCTGATTCATGGAATGAAACAAGACGGTGTGTTATTTATGAATAATGATGATGAAAACTCCCGGTTTTTAGAAATAGATCGCTTTAAAGGGAAGATTTACACAGTCGGTATCAAGAAGAAAGCAGATTATAGAGCCCATGACGTTCAATACGAAGAGGAAGGTATGAGCTTTAAAACCATTCTCAATGAAAAAGAGTATAAGCTATTCATACCTATTTTCGGAGAACACCACGTTTATAATGCTCTACATGCGATTGCAGTAGCTGACTACTTAGGTTTTTCCCCTGTAGAAATCATATCAGGTCTCCAATTCAAAAAGCCTCCTAGGAGATTAACAATCTATCATTGCAATAAAGATATTACCCTTATTGATGATACAGTTCATTCTCACCCACAAGGGGTAAAAGCGGCTATCGATGTGTTAGTCAATATTGCATATGAAAGAAAAATTGTCATCTTAGGCCAAATGCGCGAACTAGGCGACTTAAGGGACCAAGAATATCGTAAAGTCGGGCAGTATGTGGCTGAGATGAAGCTTGATTTGTTAATAACGTATGGATTTCGAACAGATATGATTGGCATAGGGGCAAAAGAAGCGAATTATCCTTCAACAAAGATTTTTCATTTCAAAAATAAAGGCCAAATGCATTCTTTTCTTGAAAAGGAGCTTGGAAATGGAGATACGGTGTTGGTGAAAGGAGCGAGTAAAACAAATATGTTTGAAACAATAAAATTTTTGGATGAAACATTTTCTTGA
- a CDS encoding UDP-N-acetylmuramoyl-tripeptide--D-alanyl-D-alanine ligase produces the protein MEPLFVHHLCKLFNGRILFGNDDWSIHHAIFHKRHKLEHTHTMIFLGRRQKIYWGHISKFTPCLVVTDKKEEDIKKFYPGVTIIQVNNLVHAHWKFTNYYRNLFQIPVVAITGTCGKSTTKEMIKHILQKDHHVQATESSKNEPRRSFPYLMGITKQTDMAVFELGLGNTGNIKHQCNLFKPTIGIITNIREHHLDGCNSIEGYIQAKGEIIDGITQPGILLLNADDQNTKKLPISNFKGNVFYIGVQQPSDYHAKNIVYAVNGMMFDFELNHRQFHAFVPGYGEHQVYNALFSIACAHLLGIGIDTAIEQLKSFRNMARHLEISHGINGSTIIDDTWTINPLSIEAALQVIENLGKHKRKIVLLGNIYRLGTYEEEYHRKVGSAVSEYTVDYLITIGDKAQFISSQAIEDGFKGSVNHFETTEGVFEQLVSLLNEDTILLIKGPMKSKSMIELAQKLKEPN, from the coding sequence ATGGAGCCCCTATTTGTTCATCATCTTTGCAAGTTGTTTAATGGACGTATCCTATTTGGGAATGACGATTGGTCTATCCACCATGCCATCTTTCATAAAAGACATAAACTAGAACATACTCATACGATGATCTTCCTTGGAAGGCGCCAAAAAATTTATTGGGGTCATATTTCTAAGTTTACCCCTTGTTTAGTTGTTACAGACAAAAAGGAAGAAGATATCAAGAAATTTTATCCAGGAGTTACAATCATTCAAGTAAACAACCTCGTTCACGCTCACTGGAAATTTACAAACTATTACCGAAATTTATTTCAGATTCCGGTTGTAGCAATTACAGGAACTTGTGGAAAGTCAACGACAAAAGAGATGATTAAGCATATATTACAAAAAGATCACCATGTTCAAGCAACAGAGAGTAGTAAGAACGAACCACGACGTTCTTTTCCATATTTAATGGGTATCACAAAACAAACCGATATGGCCGTATTCGAACTAGGGTTAGGTAATACGGGAAATATTAAACACCAATGTAACCTTTTCAAACCAACGATCGGAATAATAACTAACATAAGAGAACACCATTTAGATGGATGTAACAGCATAGAGGGCTATATTCAGGCAAAAGGAGAGATAATAGATGGAATCACACAACCTGGAATTCTCTTATTAAATGCTGATGATCAAAATACAAAAAAGTTACCTATTTCAAATTTCAAAGGAAACGTTTTTTATATCGGAGTTCAACAGCCATCAGACTATCATGCTAAAAATATCGTATATGCCGTTAACGGGATGATGTTTGACTTTGAACTAAATCATAGACAATTTCATGCGTTTGTTCCTGGTTACGGAGAGCATCAAGTATATAATGCTTTATTTTCAATTGCTTGTGCACACCTTTTAGGAATTGGTATTGATACGGCCATTGAACAGCTTAAATCTTTTCGAAATATGGCTCGTCACCTTGAAATATCGCATGGAATCAATGGAAGTACCATTATCGATGATACGTGGACCATTAATCCTTTATCCATTGAAGCAGCCTTGCAAGTAATTGAAAACCTTGGCAAACATAAACGAAAAATCGTTCTACTAGGTAATATTTATCGTCTAGGAACATATGAAGAAGAATATCACAGAAAAGTGGGCTCCGCTGTTAGCGAGTACACAGTCGATTATTTAATTACTATTGGTGATAAGGCACAATTCATTTCAAGTCAAGCAATAGAGGATGGTTTTAAAGGAAGTGTAAATCATTTCGAGACAACTGAAGGTGTATTTGAACAATTAGTTTCTTTATTAAATGAAGACACCATCCTATTGATAAAAGGACCCATGAAGAGTAAAAGCATGATTGAATTAGCCCAAAAGTTAAAAGAACCGAATTGA